A region of Vitis riparia cultivar Riparia Gloire de Montpellier isolate 1030 chromosome 1, EGFV_Vit.rip_1.0, whole genome shotgun sequence DNA encodes the following proteins:
- the LOC117918437 gene encoding galactan beta-1,4-galactosyltransferase GALS3-like translates to MANEKERVEKKTFVGFVRNCMAELKILLTALLLLCTIATLVQFFPPRFSFSPSDLRNCLSAISSSSSSSSSNSSQKVTSPPLPHLSPPASDPPSPPPLPPPPSIQQQQKDQILDGGIIKRAFNPYGAAAYNFVLMSAYRGGLNTFAVVGLASKPLHLFGNPTYQCEWVPQSNQTQQQQQMPPSISTRGYKILPDWGYGRVYTVVVVNCTFPVAVGQNGSGGQLLLHASTSGGGDRDLNVTDTIEALIEAPGSLNASFYTSPAEPKYDYLYCGSSLYGNLSPQRVREWIAYHVKFFGERAHFVIHDAGGVHSGVLEVLKPWMEKGYVTLQDIREQERFDGYYHNQFLIVNDCLHRYRFMAKWMFFFDVDEYIYVPPKNTIKSVLNSLSGYTQFTIEQMPISNKLCLSSDAGKAPRKWGFEKLVYRDVKRGIRRDRKYAVQPRNVFATGVHLSQNLAGKTTHKTDHLVKYFHYHGTVAERREPCRKMVNTTELTFDGTPYVMDTTMRAVAGSVKIFELKAIGSRLQRTPQ, encoded by the exons ATGGCAAACGAGAAAGAGAGAGTAGAGAAGAAAACGTTTGTGGGGTTTGTACGGAACTGTATGGCGGagcttaaaattttgttaactGCTCTTCTATTGCTCTGTACCATAGCAACCCTTGTTCAATTTTTCCCTCCTCGTTTTTCATTCTCCCCATCCGATCTCCGTAACTGTCTCTCCGCAATctcatcctcttcttcttcttcttcttctaattcTTCTCAGAAGGTGACCTCCCCACCACTTCCACACCTATCCCCACCCGCCTCTGATCCTCCTTCTCCCCCACCATTACCCCCACCTCCTTCCATTCAACAGCAACAAAAAGATCAGATTCTAGACGGTGGCATCATCAAGCGGGCCTTCAATCCTTACGGTGCAGCCGCATACAACTTCGTCCTCATGTCCGCTTACAGAGGTGGCCTCAACACTTTCGCGGTCGTCGGACTCGCTTCCAAGCCCCTTCACCTTTTCGGTAATCCTACCTATCAATGCGAGTGGGTTCCCCAATCCAATCAAACCCAACAACAGCAACAAATGCCACCATCTATCTCCACCCGCGGCTACAAGATCCTCCCTGACTGGGGCTACGGCCGCGTTTACACCGTTGTTGTTGTCAACTGTACATTTCCTGTTGCAGTAGGCCAAAATGGTTCCGGCGGCCAATTGCTCCTCCATGCCTCCACTTCCGGTGGCGGTGATCGGGATCTCAATGTGACGGACACGATTGAAGCTCTAATAGAAGCCCCCGGGAGCTTAAATGCGTCGTTTTATACATCCCCGGCCGAACCCAAATACGATTATCTCTACTGCGGGTCGTCCTTATACGGGAATTTGAGTCCCCAGAGGGTGAGGGAATGGATTGCCTACCACGTTAAGTTCTTCGGAGAGAGGGCCCATTTTGTGATACACGACGCAGGTGGTGTACATTCCGGGGTTCTAGAGGTGTTGAAGCCGTGGATGGAAAAAGGGTACGTGACACTGCAGGATATAAGAGAGCAGGAACGTTTTGATGGCTATTATCACAATCAGTTCCTTATTGTGAATGATTGTTTGCATAGATATCGCTTTATGGCTAAGTGGATGTTCTTCTTTGATGTTGATGAGTATATCTATGTGCCACCTAAGAACACTATAAAGTCCGTACTCAATTCCCTTTCCGGATATACCCAATTCACCATTGAACAGATGCCCATATCCAACAAGCTCTGCCTCTCTTCAGACGCCGGTAAAGCTCCCAG AAAATGGGGGTTTGAAAAGCTGGTGTATAGGGATGTTAAGAGAGGAATCAGGAGGGACCGGAAATATGCAGTGCAACCACGCAATGTGTTTGCAACAGGAGTGCACTTGTCACAAAACCTAGCAGGTAAGACAACACACAAAACGGACCACCTGGTCAAGTATTTCCATTATCATGGAACCGTAGCAGAACGGCGCGAGCCATGTCGCAAGATGGTAAATACGACGGAGCTCACATTTGATGGTACACCTTATGTAATGGACACCACAATGCGGGCTGTTGCTGGGTCTGTGAAGATATTTGAGCTCAAAGCCATTGGGTCTCGGTTACAAAGGACTCCTCAATGA